The sequence ATAGATACTTAAGGGAAGCCTGCATCATGACTTGCGCCGTACGCTTCGATAGCGACAGTTGCGATTCAACGATTTCAATAAACTCACCATGCGGTTCATTCTCTTTGAGAATAACCAACCGCTTACCCGCCTCCAGCATGGCTTCCGCGCTTTGCGCCATATAGAACCGGGTTTCATGCACGATGCGATCACGCTCATACGGCAGGCCGTCGCCAAACTGATCCATTACCTGCATACGGTGCTCGGTCAGCGCATTGAGCTTGATGTTCAGATCCCCCGCTAACGGCGCATCTTCCATTAATTCAACAGATTGTGATTTTGTACGTGCCATTTTTTATCCTTAACGACTGCCAGCCAGCAGGCGTTGGTTCATTTCGTTAATACGGTCTTGCGCACGAGCGATCTCGTTAGCGTGCGCCTGAGCGATTTGCAGAGTCTGCATACTCAGCGCAAAGCGCCCGTTATCCAGTTTCTGCGCCAACCCTTCTTCAATCAGGGTATTCAGCGCCCGGTTAACGTTGGCCGGAGAATCGTCCAGCGCAGCCGCCAGTTCACCGTTTGATACGCCGTTGAGGGTATGGCCGCGCAGCGCCTTGAGAACGCGCAGAATGCGTGTGCCCGCGCTGGAAACATTGGGTTTGCTCATCACGCTGAGGCCTCCAATGGGTGTAACAGTCGGGAGACTTCATAGTCGGAAAGGTGTACATCGCCGTTATCGCCAGGGCCATTCAGTCCGGCAAATTCATCAACCCGAACAACAGTGAGAGCATGACGCCCGTATGTGCGTGGTGTACGGCGGATAACGGTGGCGCGAAACGCTCCTGGCAGGCCGAGGCTGGGGTGAAGCAGTACGCGCATACCGGCTTTTAATGTGCTGGGTTTCATGTCACATTCCCCTTTTTGCGATATGTGATAATCTGTTACGCAGGCTGATAGATATCAGGCTGCACGGGCGGTAGGTTTCAGGCCGAGTTTGACGGCGATTTCATGCGCCTGTCCGTACTTAGCCTTAGTGATGCCGTTCAATACGCGATAGACCGCCTCGCGGGAGTAACCGTTCTCCTGCGCCCACTGAGTGACGGTCATACCGCGCTGCTGAAAGCGGCTTTTAACTTGTTCGGGTGTCATGCTACGGCCTCCGGTTATGCAATGATGTTTGTAGAATACGTGATAGATTATGGTATATAAATTTATACCAGTCAATAGAGAAGGGTATGCAAAAATATATTGGAGAGCGGCTGCGAGAAGAACGTGAGCGGTTAGGTCTAAGCCAACCGGCTATGGGAGAGATCGGCGGCGTGAAAAAACTCACCCAGCTAAACTATGAAAAAGGTGAACGTTTTCCTGACGCTTCATATTTGGCAGCATTAGCAAAATTTGGTTTGGATGTTCAATATGTTGTCACTGGAGTTAGAGCCAGTGCAGCTTTACCTGATGATGAATTGGAACTGATTAACAACTATCGAGCAGCACCGTTAGCCGTTAAGTCTGCTGTGCTGGCAGCATTAACG comes from Brenneria nigrifluens DSM 30175 = ATCC 13028 and encodes:
- a CDS encoding helix-turn-helix domain-containing protein encodes the protein MSKPNVSSAGTRILRVLKALRGHTLNGVSNGELAAALDDSPANVNRALNTLIEEGLAQKLDNGRFALSMQTLQIAQAHANEIARAQDRINEMNQRLLAGSR
- a CDS encoding DNA-binding protein; this translates as MTPEQVKSRFQQRGMTVTQWAQENGYSREAVYRVLNGITKAKYGQAHEIAVKLGLKPTARAA
- a CDS encoding transcriptional regulator; its protein translation is MQKYIGERLREERERLGLSQPAMGEIGGVKKLTQLNYEKGERFPDASYLAALAKFGLDVQYVVTGVRASAALPDDELELINNYRAAPLAVKSAVLAALTAGSVPQGASQVFHGDINGQFAGNKIVNNGVISNKKNK